One window of Quercus robur chromosome 5, dhQueRobu3.1, whole genome shotgun sequence genomic DNA carries:
- the LOC126727901 gene encoding uncharacterized protein LOC126727901 has translation MERSRHPDCDAFTFTRFRNWKKVNNGKNCAFLNHVGEDPCSPHNNAVKYCDDLLNESVHIDKVMNVQRSEQILNNRLQIIRILASYNDKVAQVVLENAPKSAKYTSPTIQKEILHVIASKVRSKIREDIGDSKFCIIVDESRDESKREQLALVLRFVDNDGFIQERFFDLSRVKDIVALTLKKEIYAILSHHCLDIQNIRGQGYDGASNMCGEWKGLQALVLNDLPYAYYVHCFAHRLQLALVAASREVIPIHEFFLNLNFIITTVGSSCKHNDELRVAQAAEIARMLAIDELETRTGANQIGALKRAGDSCWGSHFNSICSPMRMFGPSCLVLENIKEDVSTYLQRGDANVAHKIINSFEFIFSLHLMKEIMGIADVLCQALQQKSQDISNA, from the exons ATGGAAAGAAGTAGACACCCTGACTGTGATGCATTTACTTTCACAAGAtttagaaattggaaaaaagTCAATAATGGAAAGAATTGTGCCTTTTTGAATCATGTTGGGGAAGATCCTTGCTCACCCCACAATAATGCTGTGAAATATTGTGATGATCTATTGAATGAATCAGTGCATATAGATAAAGTGATGAATGTGCAAAGATCtgaacaaattctaaataatcgACTGCAG ATTATTAGAATTTTGGCATCTTATAATGATAAGGTTGCACAAGTTGTTTTGGAAAATGCTCCTAAATCTGCTAAGTACACTTCACCTACAATTCAGAAGGAGATTCTGCATGTTATTGCAAGTAAAGTGCGGAGTAAGATTCGTGAAGACATTGGGGATtccaaattttgtattattgttGATGAGTCACGTGATGAGTCAAAGAGAGAGCAACTGGCTCTTGTTTTGAGATTTGTTGACAATGATGGCTTTATACAAGAACGCTTTTTTGATCTTTCTCGTGTTAAAGACATTGTTGCATTGACCCtgaagaaagaaatatatgCTATTCTTTCTCATCACTGTCTTGACATTCAAAATATTCGTGGACAAGGATATGATGGTGCTAGCAACATGTGTGGTGAATGGAAAGGATTGCAAGCCTTAGTTCTTAATGATCTTCCTTATGCATACTATGTGCATTGCTTTGCTCATCGGTTACAATTAGCATTAGTTGCTGCATCAAGAGAGGTAATCCCTATCCATGAATTCTTcttgaatttaaatttcattatCACTACAGTTGGTTCTTCGTGTAAACATAATGATGAACTAAGAGTTGCTCAAGCTGCAGAAATTGCTAGAATGTTAGCTATTGATGAACTTGAAACAAGAACAGGAGCAAACCAAATTGGGGCTCTAAAACGGGCTGGAGATTCTTGTTGGGGGTCTCATTTTAATTCTATTTGTAGCCCAATGAGGATGTTTGGTCCAAGTTGTTTGGTGCTTGAAAATATAAAGGAAGACGTGTCCACCTACTTGCAACGTGGAGATGCAAATGTAGctcataaaattattaattcattTGAGTTTATATTTAGTTTACATCTAATGAAGGAAATCATGGGTATTGCTGATGTTCTTTGCCAAGCTTTACAGCAAAAATCTCAAGACATCTCAAATGCCTAA
- the LOC126727900 gene encoding protein FAR1-RELATED SEQUENCE 5-like has translation MMPSQRKVAATHAIEIDLAHESRLRLKQSYELLNKQVGEYDNLGFTKQDHKNYLRTKRQRDMEHGEATSLGRYFSYQLKENPSYYFATQLDYEELITNIFWVDARMIINYSHFSDVIMLDTMYSTNRDARPLGVFLGLNHHREIVLFGGAFSYDETIESFVWLFETFLEAMSEKKLITIFTDQDAAMSAAIKVVMPKTYHDVRENKWLIDLFKLKKKWAQAYVKRTFTAGMKTTQLSESFNADLKDCLCTDLNIVEFFTHFERVVNQKQDKELEAKYNSRHKFPRLKLKSSPMLNQVAIVYTPMLFDLFQTKDEESASTSSASHQGGSSASVALASHLESLSNVIGSNDKINGAGGLLTQGSVASGDPLTQESVTSG, from the exons ATGATGCCATCACAACGGAAAGTGGCTGCAACTCATGCTATTGAAATTGATTTGGCACATGAATCGAGATTAAGATTAAAGCAATCTTATGAGCTTCTTAATAAGCAAGTTGGTGAATATGATAATCTTGGTTTTACTAAGCAAGATCATAAAAACTATTTACGCACTAAGCGACAGAGAGACATGGAGCATGGGGAAGCTACTAGCTTGGGACGATATTTCAGTTATCAACTTAAGGAAAATCCTTCATATTATTTCGCTACTCAATTGGACTATGAAGAGTTGATTACTAATATCTTTTGGGTCGATGCAAGAATGATCATTAACTATAGCCACTTCAGTGATGTAATAATGCTTGATACAATGTATAGTACAAATAGAGATGCAAGGCCACTTGGAGTATTTTTGGGTCTCAATCACCATAGAGAAATTGTTTTATTTGGAGGTGCATTTTCATATGATGAAACAATTGAATCTTTTGTATGGTTATTTGAAACCTTCTTAGAAGCAATGTCTGAAAAGAAGCTAATCACTATTTTCACAGATCAAGATGCAGCAATGTCAGCTGCAATAAAAGTAGTCATGCCTAAGACATATCAT GATGTTCGTGAAAATAAATGGCTAATTGATCtatttaaattgaagaaaaaatgggCCCAAGCATATGTTAAGAGAACTTTCACTGCAGGAATGAAGACAACCCAACTTAGTGAGAGTTTCAATGCTGACTTGAAGGATTGCTTGTGTACTGATCTCAATATAGTAGAGTTTTTCACTCATTTTGAAAGAGTTGTCAATCAAAAACAGGATAAGGAGTTAGAAGCAAAATACAACTCTAGACATAAATTTCCAAGATTGAAGCTCAAAAGCTCTCCTATGCTTAACCAAGTAGCAATAGTGTACACGCCTAtgttgtttgatttatttcagaCAAAAGATGAAGAG TCGGCTTCTACAAGTTCTGCATCACATCAGGGAGGCTCATCAGCAAGTGTTGCATTAGCATCACATTTAGAGAGTCTATCAAATGTTATAGGCTCCAATGACAAAATTAATGGTGCAGGAGGTCTCTTAACTCAAGGAAGTGTTGCAAGTGGAGATCCCTTGACTCAAGAAAGTGTTACAAGTGGATGA